From the Argentina anserina chromosome 3, drPotAnse1.1, whole genome shotgun sequence genome, the window CGCATCAGAAAAACTCAACTGTCTGGACTCCGGAGAGTAGCACCTCGAGTTGGGCAAAAACACATTGGACCAGACGACTTGCAAAGTCAAGCACGAAGTGACTGTAATGTGGACCGAAGTCACTATCTAGTTGAAAGTTTAAACCAATGTTTGTATCAATTAGACTCCGCTAACTAATATTGACAGTGAGGGATGTTCTCAATGAAATTGAAACATTTTACCCAACACGATTCTCGTCCAGAAACTTCAGTGGTAGCTATCGCCCCATTCTCCGATTAGGACCGCAATGGGTCTAGGCTTGACTTGCCTATTGACGTTGACGACGGGTGCTTGCCGGAGAGCCGAAGACCACATTTATATCTACTCCACCGCCGGCAGTGGGGTATGATTAATCCTCATTAGAGGCAGCTCAATTGACAGAGTACTAATGAAAGATGCTGTGagatttttgttaaaatggGGAGTGGAGTAGCAGATTTTGAGGAGATAGTTGTGACCTGCGAGTACTACGTACTAACCCACCATTCGATGAAAGGATGAACCGGTGGTTGAGAATCATAATGAAGACTGAGAAAGGTTTAGGCTATGAAGAATTAGCCATTATTCTTGAGCAATTGCAACGCATGTTCAAAGTGGATCTTAAATCGAATGGAGAATATAGTACGATTTGCTACATATTGGAAACCCTTTTGTGCAACTTAACCTGATATGTCGTCGTGAAATCGGGTTTTAAGCTAATTTTCTCTAGTTCATCACCATTATCATCACATTTTAGATGAAGATATAGTGTTTATCTTGAATGATTCAGTGATTTCGGAGTAGTTCACTGTTTTTTCATGAGAATGATTTGATTGTCGGATTACATTCTGTAGGTTGATGACTTATCAAATTATTATGATCGACTTCTGGTTGAATCTCTCTGTTGGATAATGTGCTGAGCATTCTGAAAATAAACATATCTACGATAACTTGAAGTCTTACACTCCTACTTAGGTAGTTAGGTACATTTAGAAAGCACTCCCATGTGTACATAACTGCTAGATATATTTACTTCCTCTCATAATAATTGTCTGACTTTCAGGGACCAAATTAGAGCATTGTGTTGTCGCCGACGGGTACTCTACACATAGGGCAAGAGCCTTGTCGCCTTAGCCATATGTCTATGCAGGCCAAGTGAAACAAGTGTTTACAGATGGGAAGTTCTCTTGTGTACTCTCCATCCTCCAATTCCTGCAAATTTGATTCATCATTAGTTCTAGTTGTTTTAATCACTCGGCAAAAACCACGACTTGATTTAGTTTCCGCTTCACGAATCGAGTCCAGGTTGCAAGAGACATTGTCTACCTGTAAGCAAATGGTGCAGCATAACTCTTCCGAAGAATCGATGATATCGCCAGAACAAAATATAGTTTGAGGGATATTTTGAATGCATTCTGGGGATAACCCCTGTGCTCTAATGATGTCATAGAGTTCATAAACCTCCCTGTATGACTCCAGCGTGCTTACCTGCCCAGCAAGTTTCAGATTTTGTCACTTTAAATTGATATAATGTGCTGGTTGACTAGGAGAGATGCTTACTTGCCAATGATAGGCCTTTAGCACAGCATAGCTCACCCACTCCCTAAACACCTTCCCATTTACCAACCCACCTAGGAGAGCAACCTAAAACATGTAAAATACTACATATCAACATCAAGATGAACCTCAATATATTATAATGACTAGTTGACTACGACAACTACATACCACCATTCATTGCATGCATacaattacaactcaaaatACTGATTATATTAAAGATTGCTTGAAATTCAAGATTGTGTAATGGTTGATCAAATGAAACTTCAAGAGAGCTTCTTCATATACCTTCAACTAGAAGAACTAGACAATAACTGTCAAAATGTTCTCAAACAAAACCATTTACCTTAGACAATGGCTGCCCATGAACTACCAAATCCATCAACTGAATGGCAGCAATAGCCCCCGTCAAACCGCCTACTCCGGCTCCGATAGAAAATCCAGTTTCTGTTGTCTGGCCTTTCATGGCTCCATGAACTGCTCCCACCACAGCTCCTCCTACAAAATCAACAATCTTTTAAAACAGAGGAATACACCAAAATGATTTGTTAAGTATTACATCGTGAATTTGTGATCACCAAGTACAAACTTCCCAATTTACACAAAGAAAACCTTCAAAAAACATATACACATACCTACTGCAAGAATGCAGGTAAATCCAGCAAGAAGAACTGTCTTAGCAACTCCAATCAGAGCTCCACTTCCCAAACCCTCAAGTGTAGCCAAAACCCACAGAGAAACAACCTCTTTAGCTCTCAATGCACCCTCCAATAAGCCTGAAAATAACTCCTCGCACAAACTATACATGATTAAGTGTTGAGTAGGAACAGAGTGACCGAGAAAGAGGTAGAGACTTGGTGAAGGAACCAGAAGATGAGCTTGAATTTATATAGTGATGTTCCGTTTAATTGAATAATTTTGAGTTGGGGGCTTCCCCAACCCctttcaaaaaagaagaagaagacaatcTGACtgcaaaataatatatttctcCTTTCAATCTTAGTACTATCAATatgaacaataaaaaaattatgctcACACAGTTTTAAAATGATAGCTTTGAGAAAATGAAGGCTCTAACAATAAAGCGCCACCAGTTACatgttttatattattttagagACGAAGCAGTGTAGGAATGAGACAACACAATATGCTAGAGCAAGCAAGCCCTCTATAATTGATGGACAAATAAGGCATGTTTTTCCTTTCTTAATCGTTCAATTTTTTGGGTATaaagaattgaaagaaaacaattgCTTACCAAACCTCCCACTTAGCCTAATCAACAATTAGTAGTCATTTCTTAATCAACAGCATTTATGCCACTATGTTTTATTAGCATGTGTTGCAGTGTTGGTAAAGCATAAAGCAAGTTGCTAGCACATATAAGAAGTTAACTAGCTAACTATGGTATTCCACTAAACGCCTCTTAATTTGGGTTTCACTTGTGTTTTCACGATGAAAAgtaagaaaacaaacaaagccAAAGCGTGTTATTATCATACTCACATAACAAAATGTACGTACGTGCTAAGAATTCATATTCATACTTGTTTTAAGAAATAAGAGCTTGTTTATTACTTTTAACAAGATGTGTTGAAACATTCGAATGAATTAGATAGCTCTTATccgagtttagggtttagattCTTTGTTTGGGAACATATATAACATGTGGGACACGAGCCATTTGTCTCTTTCAATTCATAATAGTACTTCTAGCTTAGTTGACATTTGTTTAATGCAACTCTTAACTTGCATCATTCAATATTCGAATTATTGTAAGAAAAGAATAGGACCGGACCGTGGGCGTTACCCAGTTACAGTAACATGTTAAAGTTGCAGGCTCAATTCATTGTACTATACAGATTGGATTGGTTCATCAAATGCTACTTGAAGCCGAGGTCCCCCGCTAAACTGGCTTTTAATGTTTGGTAATTCTTTCCTGGTTGTAAAAGGACAAGTTTGGCATCCATCTATCAATGCAAATAGGAAATTCTTTATGGCAGTCACCAATACAAACGAAGGCTAAACTAATAGAAGAAGCAGAGTATGCAAAACCAGGTGCTGGGGTAGAGGTTCGGGGCTGTGGGCTGCTATAATTGCTTATGGTAGATAGAGTATGATATTTAATGTAAATGGCAGACATAGTACATACGTAGTGATATATAGCAACTGGGTTGCTTACCCTTGATTTTTTGCTTTGATATATGCCTTCACCAAAATGAATGCAGAGATATTTCCATTTACAACTTGATGTGCTATCCCCAACAAGAATCAACCCCACCAGGATTAGTATTAATCAGTTTTGTTTCAGATAAGAGAAATAAATTACTTTGGTTGACAAATTTGGATCTGAAGATGAATTAAAGGGTATTGTCAGAAGCACCTACCAAACACCAATTAAGTTGAAGACCCTAGCAAAGAAGGCCAAGGCAAGCTAGAGGCATATAGACATAATTTGGAGCCTTGGAGGGGAAAGAAGGCTTGACAACTTATACACATCCTCAATGAATGTAGGAACTTTTGCTTGCATTATATCATTTGGTCTACGTACCGATACTTAATTATAACATTCGAGATTATGCAGGATTATACACATCAAGATAGGacaaatgtatttgggtaaggAATTAACCCCCCATAAATTGAAGGAGAACAAAAGATTTAAAGTTCTGTATTTTGTGTTTGAATTCTTATGTTCTTTTCCGATCTTGTGGTGCAATGCTAATCCTTCCATATCTTCAGTGGATTCATGTTCGCCTCATTTTCTAGTTAGTATTTATGCTTAATAGCCAATTTGCTATCCACATAGGAACTTTTCTGGTTGCTCCATTATTTACTTTCAAATGTGAGATTCTTACTACTTTACATTAGATACTTGATAATCTAACTTCATATGTCACTGAGAGATCAGGTATTAACACTACAGTCACTACTACTCCATTTTTTGTCCTACCATTTCTTGTCTACCTCCACTACAAAAAATGTTTTCAAAACCCACGTCTTGGTTTCGTGGGCATTGACCCCAATACCCACATTTTATTGTGGCCATGGCTATTACCCACTGTGCAGCATCATTTGGGGATTGCTGCCGTGGCCATTGCTAAAATTGCCACATTTCTAAGGCATTTGTGGGATCTTCTCACATGGGCCAGGCATGAGACCTACCACTGATGACCCTTACGATTATACAACAATCGTGCCAATCtctatttaataataataatgtatacCCACAATTGCTTTGCTTTCGTGACTATGACAaaactaattttaaaaatatatatttattgattTGATATTTGGTAATTAGTACTTTAATTGAGCTGTGAACGAGTAATAATGTACAATCTCTACATACAACCCATTTGACAATTGGTAATTACAAATATTAACTGAGAACTTCTCTAATATTAATGGAAGCACCAACTACatgagtcttcttcttctacctTTGCCAATATCATTGTGCCTCCACACATCTAATTCTTAGCCCCAAGTGCAAGTCTACATCTTACAAGGTAAAAGAAATTTGTAAGTcacaaaatactacctcaaacactTCAATACAACATCCTTCTTTGCGATACATATGGTTCTAACTGTGTAGAATTTGGGACCAAAATAACAGTCTAGTAGACTAGTACACAGCCCACCTGGCATTATAACAGTTGAAAATAAGTTATTCAAGATCAATAATTCAAATTTCATATTTAAGGAATGAAGTCGGTAATCTAATACTGTAATACATGCAAAGCAATTCTTGTCAAGTTAATCTACAAAGTACTTTGGCGACAGGTTCATAATAGCTCTGCAAACATAAATATCAACAGTACTAGTGTATGATaaaataagtaataacaaaaCACAATCAATTTCACCATAACATATATACAATTTTCTTTGCATGAACAGATATACACATACAACTACTATAAAAGAGGATTACATAATTACTCTCCATTTTGTCATATATATTCACTCATTAATATTAACATTAACAAGAAattaatacaatagaaatactaaaattattttactttCAAAGTGACAATAGCTAATACTTACAGTTTCTCACGACAGTATGGAGCACATGAAAGCACTAAAGGGTTCATAAGAGTTTCTGTTTGCCATGATTCTCAcctaactaaaaaaaaaaggacaacTACACATTCAGGCATTTAGCAAATGAGAGAAAGTACTTTGTCATTTTAAAATCCAAATGAAACTAGAGTCATATACTAACCTCTGTTCATCATATGACAGTAAGTTGAATTATAAGATTCACATCATCTACGTTTTACTTGTAAGATATCAGTATCATAGTACTTCCAACTGACTTCTATAAAACAAACTGCTc encodes:
- the LOC126786331 gene encoding NEP1-interacting protein-like 1; the encoded protein is MYSLCEELFSGLLEGALRAKEVVSLWVLATLEGLGSGALIGVAKTVLLAGFTCILAVGGAVVGAVHGAMKGQTTETGFSIGAGVGGLTGAIAAIQLMDLVVHGQPLSKVALLGGLVNGKVFREWVSYAVLKAYHWQVSTLESYREVYELYDIIRAQGLSPECIQNIPQTIFCSGDIIDSSEELCCTICLQELEDGEYTRELPICKHLFHLACIDIWLRRQGSCPMCRVPVGDNTML